One genomic segment of Candidatus Falkowbacteria bacterium includes these proteins:
- a CDS encoding FAD-dependent oxidoreductase, protein MPKNKYNLAVIGGGPAGMMAAARAGELGSRVILLEKNTQLGTKL, encoded by the coding sequence ATGCCAAAGAATAAATACAACCTAGCAGTGATCGGTGGTGGACCCGCTGGAATGATGGCAGCCGCGCGCGCAGGAGAGCTTGGTTCTCGCGTTATTTTGCTTGAAAAAAATACCCAACTTGGCACAAAACTTTT